The proteins below come from a single Macrobrachium nipponense isolate FS-2020 chromosome 17, ASM1510439v2, whole genome shotgun sequence genomic window:
- the LOC135196427 gene encoding protein mono-ADP-ribosyltransferase PARP12-like isoform X2, whose translation MTGRGGESRGRGGGGGGGGGGRGGSRGRGRGTGRGGATDKEVVALKKNLQKSIQSAEAALKKLEVTENKKKNKPHGGEKMNHTTHQQPRPVFAQHSHQPHPSPFQGGHSFAPQEIPPYGGISDTRPFNVQGNRPQVQHPLYYPDRPPPPSYEESVGVLESRAIPTLESIKVEKPNTDQAPDTKRPAQKDLKVDALVKTLAIFRGHYEKAETIGRHVDKHPDEVMRCARSRKDLFAVMGKGKDAMIELVPKVSLCADYFTENGCNTKDTCEKLHICKTYVTEYCNSGSNCEYGHRWDTNHNSKILSKFYLDLIQRNTLHQVMKKLFKVNSKLKVCANYNNDQGCKYDPCRWLHICKPYVLGSGKCTVKGCSLNHNIIDKQCSSLLKASGVSLNESPRDILLLLLSSMDASVGKDSNEKDMPKKKTKDEKAASGPDSLPDDDSDTDHSENSEDETIEGEPSKSKKKTKQRKKSKTVKSTDLMGEVVIPEICVFSVDNKCINEKKGCKYLHSKSLFHWQVEKDNKWYNFRIFQSKKLESAYRDVNQASTEVPALEKSKVEDHAKELLNVLGNNSWKADFQTMTITKSDSTLKIRRLSTQSAALFQHPKATVFEWYCQDDQGKWIPFGKANLFGNISSEEVEKLYLSDPSSSMLICIAESKFKLEFSRMVQVNLATRGEKEIRRRPAGLMYQRKPADADDQSSLPSHWSPMAANQTHLLVTLDADSNEYQEVATRIRLTLPTAFIVSVKRLQNPYLWRLLQFKKEELSRRYDENQLNMQKLFHGVNPSDTEVICTENFDWRRSDTSNQEFGQGTYFFNSAAVGRTHCKPDEFGRIHMFLAQVVIGMVTEGDPSYTRPPPNPNTGFLYDTTVDNIIAPTVFVKYEKGEYYPEYIIEFY comes from the exons AtgaaccacactacacatcagcAGCCTCGTCCTGTCTTTGCCCAGCACTCTCATCAGCCTCATCCCAGTCCTTTTCAAGGTGGGCATTCCTTTGCCCCACAAGAAATTCCACCTTACGGAGGTATATCTGACACAAGGCCATTTAATGTACAGGGAAACAGACCTCAGGTACAACACCCCCTATATTACCCTGATAGGCCACCTCCACCATCTTATGAAGAATCTGTTGGAGTTCTGGAATCTCGTGCTATTCCTACTTTGGAAAGCATAAAAGTAGAAAAACCAAACACAGACCAAGCACCAGATACAAAGAGACCTGCCCAGAAGGATTTGAAAGTAGACGCACTAGTAAAAACCCTTGCTATATTTCGAGGACATTACGAGAAAGCTGAAACAATTGGACGCCATGTTGACAAACATCCAGACGAGGTTATGAGATGCGCCCGTTCAAGGAAAGATTTATTTGCTGTAATGGGTAAAGGAAAAGATGCCATGATTGAGCTTGTCCCCAAGGTCTCTTTATGCGCTGATTATTTCACAGAGAACGGTTGTAATACCAAGGACACTTGTGAAAAACTCCACATATGCAAAACATATGTTACAGAATATTGCAATTCAGGATCAAACTGTGAATATGGACATCGGTGGGACACCAACCACAACAGTAAAATTCTCTCTAAATTCTATTTGGACTTGATTCAGAGAAACACATTGCACCAAGTTATGAAGAAATTGTTTAAGGTCAACTCTAAACTCAAGGTGTGTGCAAACTACAACAACGACCAAGGATGCAAATATGACCCTTGTAGATGGTTGCATATTTGTAAGCCTTATGTTTTAGGTTCTGGAAAGTGTACTGTGAAAGGCTGCTCTCTTAATCATAATATCATTGACAAACAGTGCAGCTCACTCTTGAAGGCATCTGGAGTGTCACTAAATGAAAGTCCTCGTGATATTCTGTTACTTTTATTATCGTCAATGGATGCGTCTGTCGGAAAGGATTCCAATGAAAAAGACATGcccaagaagaagacgaaggacgAGAAAGCTGCCAGTGGACCAGATAGCTTACCAGATGATGACAGTGATACTGATCATTCAGAAAATTCTGAAGATGAGACTATAGAAGGTGAACCATCGAAATCCAAGAAAAAAactaagcaaagaaaaaaatcaaagacaGTAAAATCTACTGATTTGATGGGCGAAGTTGTAATTCCTGAAATATGTGTTTTTTCAGTagataataaatgcataaatgagaAAAAGGGATGCAAATATCTTCATTCTAAAAGTCTTTTCCATTGGCAAGTTGAAAAGGATAATAAATGGTACAATTTTCGTATTTTTCAGTCTAAGAAATTAGAAAGTGCTTATCGGGATGTAAATCAGGCGTCCACTGAAGTGCCAGCCCTCGAGAAGAGTAAAGTAGAAGACCACGCTAAAGAATTGCTGAATGTGTTGGGAAATAATTCCTGGAAAGCAGATTTCCAAACTATGACAATAACCAAAAGTGACTCAACTCTGAAAATTCGGCGCTTATCAACACAATCGGCTGCCCTATTCCAGCATCCTAAAGCCACAGTGTTTGAATGGTATTGTCAAGATGACCAAGGCAAATGGATTCCGTTTGGGAAGGCAAACTTATTTGGAAACATCTCTAGTGAGGAAGTGGAGAAGCTTTATTTGTCTGATCCGTCATCGAGTATGTTGATATGCATTGCTGAAAGTAAGTTCAAACTTGAATTTTCTAGAATGGTACAAGTGAACTTGGCGACACGTGGAGAAAAGGAAATTAGACGAAGGCCAGCTGGGCTCATGTATCAGAGGAAACCTGCTGATGCTGATGATCAATCATCATTACCTTCTCACTGGAGTCCCATGGCAGCTAACCAGACACACTTGCTGGTGACACTAGATGCAGACAGTAATGAGTACCAGGAAGTGGCAACTAGAATACGTCTCACACTCCCCACAGCCTTTATTGTCTCTGTAAAGAGACTTCAGAATCCGTACTTGTGGCGCTTGTTGCAATTCAAAAAGGAAGAACTTTCCAGGAG GTATGATGAGAATCAGCTTAATATGCAGAAACTTTTCCATGGTGTCAATCCAAGTGACACAGAAGTTATCTGTACGGAGAATTTCGACTGGCGTCGGAGTGATACCAGTAATCAAGAATTTGGCCAAGGCACTTATTTTTTCAATAG TGCTGCAGTTGGCCGTACACACTGCAAACCAGATGAATTTGGACGAATCCACATGTTTCTGGCTCAAGTTGTTATTGGGATGGTGACTGAAGGAGATCCATCCTATACTCGTCCACCACCTAATCCCAATACTGGTTTTCTTTATGACACTACAGTTGATAATATTATAGCACCTACAGTGTTTGTGAAATATGAGAAAGGAGAGTATTATCCAGAATATATAATTGAGTTCtactaa
- the LOC135196427 gene encoding protein mono-ADP-ribosyltransferase PARP12-like isoform X1, with protein sequence MTGRGGESRGRGGGGGGGGGGRGGSRGRGRGTGRGGATDKEVVALKKNLQKSIQSAEAALKKLEVTENKKKNKPHGGEKDTRKSTSMVNLASSREHPYPRARGKSPSPGGGCNKSSAHGNQQYQQPNYYPFPPQMNHTTHQQPRPVFAQHSHQPHPSPFQGGHSFAPQEIPPYGGISDTRPFNVQGNRPQVQHPLYYPDRPPPPSYEESVGVLESRAIPTLESIKVEKPNTDQAPDTKRPAQKDLKVDALVKTLAIFRGHYEKAETIGRHVDKHPDEVMRCARSRKDLFAVMGKGKDAMIELVPKVSLCADYFTENGCNTKDTCEKLHICKTYVTEYCNSGSNCEYGHRWDTNHNSKILSKFYLDLIQRNTLHQVMKKLFKVNSKLKVCANYNNDQGCKYDPCRWLHICKPYVLGSGKCTVKGCSLNHNIIDKQCSSLLKASGVSLNESPRDILLLLLSSMDASVGKDSNEKDMPKKKTKDEKAASGPDSLPDDDSDTDHSENSEDETIEGEPSKSKKKTKQRKKSKTVKSTDLMGEVVIPEICVFSVDNKCINEKKGCKYLHSKSLFHWQVEKDNKWYNFRIFQSKKLESAYRDVNQASTEVPALEKSKVEDHAKELLNVLGNNSWKADFQTMTITKSDSTLKIRRLSTQSAALFQHPKATVFEWYCQDDQGKWIPFGKANLFGNISSEEVEKLYLSDPSSSMLICIAESKFKLEFSRMVQVNLATRGEKEIRRRPAGLMYQRKPADADDQSSLPSHWSPMAANQTHLLVTLDADSNEYQEVATRIRLTLPTAFIVSVKRLQNPYLWRLLQFKKEELSRRYDENQLNMQKLFHGVNPSDTEVICTENFDWRRSDTSNQEFGQGTYFFNSAAVGRTHCKPDEFGRIHMFLAQVVIGMVTEGDPSYTRPPPNPNTGFLYDTTVDNIIAPTVFVKYEKGEYYPEYIIEFY encoded by the exons GATACGCGAAAAAGTACGTCAATGGTTAACTTAGCCAGTTCCAGAGAACACCCATACCCCAGAGCAAGAGGCAAAAGTCCCTCTCCTGGAGGTGGTTGTAATAAAAGCAGTGCTCATGGTAATCAGCAGTATCAACAACCAAACTATTATCCATTTCCTCCTCAGAtgaaccacactacacatcagcAGCCTCGTCCTGTCTTTGCCCAGCACTCTCATCAGCCTCATCCCAGTCCTTTTCAAGGTGGGCATTCCTTTGCCCCACAAGAAATTCCACCTTACGGAGGTATATCTGACACAAGGCCATTTAATGTACAGGGAAACAGACCTCAGGTACAACACCCCCTATATTACCCTGATAGGCCACCTCCACCATCTTATGAAGAATCTGTTGGAGTTCTGGAATCTCGTGCTATTCCTACTTTGGAAAGCATAAAAGTAGAAAAACCAAACACAGACCAAGCACCAGATACAAAGAGACCTGCCCAGAAGGATTTGAAAGTAGACGCACTAGTAAAAACCCTTGCTATATTTCGAGGACATTACGAGAAAGCTGAAACAATTGGACGCCATGTTGACAAACATCCAGACGAGGTTATGAGATGCGCCCGTTCAAGGAAAGATTTATTTGCTGTAATGGGTAAAGGAAAAGATGCCATGATTGAGCTTGTCCCCAAGGTCTCTTTATGCGCTGATTATTTCACAGAGAACGGTTGTAATACCAAGGACACTTGTGAAAAACTCCACATATGCAAAACATATGTTACAGAATATTGCAATTCAGGATCAAACTGTGAATATGGACATCGGTGGGACACCAACCACAACAGTAAAATTCTCTCTAAATTCTATTTGGACTTGATTCAGAGAAACACATTGCACCAAGTTATGAAGAAATTGTTTAAGGTCAACTCTAAACTCAAGGTGTGTGCAAACTACAACAACGACCAAGGATGCAAATATGACCCTTGTAGATGGTTGCATATTTGTAAGCCTTATGTTTTAGGTTCTGGAAAGTGTACTGTGAAAGGCTGCTCTCTTAATCATAATATCATTGACAAACAGTGCAGCTCACTCTTGAAGGCATCTGGAGTGTCACTAAATGAAAGTCCTCGTGATATTCTGTTACTTTTATTATCGTCAATGGATGCGTCTGTCGGAAAGGATTCCAATGAAAAAGACATGcccaagaagaagacgaaggacgAGAAAGCTGCCAGTGGACCAGATAGCTTACCAGATGATGACAGTGATACTGATCATTCAGAAAATTCTGAAGATGAGACTATAGAAGGTGAACCATCGAAATCCAAGAAAAAAactaagcaaagaaaaaaatcaaagacaGTAAAATCTACTGATTTGATGGGCGAAGTTGTAATTCCTGAAATATGTGTTTTTTCAGTagataataaatgcataaatgagaAAAAGGGATGCAAATATCTTCATTCTAAAAGTCTTTTCCATTGGCAAGTTGAAAAGGATAATAAATGGTACAATTTTCGTATTTTTCAGTCTAAGAAATTAGAAAGTGCTTATCGGGATGTAAATCAGGCGTCCACTGAAGTGCCAGCCCTCGAGAAGAGTAAAGTAGAAGACCACGCTAAAGAATTGCTGAATGTGTTGGGAAATAATTCCTGGAAAGCAGATTTCCAAACTATGACAATAACCAAAAGTGACTCAACTCTGAAAATTCGGCGCTTATCAACACAATCGGCTGCCCTATTCCAGCATCCTAAAGCCACAGTGTTTGAATGGTATTGTCAAGATGACCAAGGCAAATGGATTCCGTTTGGGAAGGCAAACTTATTTGGAAACATCTCTAGTGAGGAAGTGGAGAAGCTTTATTTGTCTGATCCGTCATCGAGTATGTTGATATGCATTGCTGAAAGTAAGTTCAAACTTGAATTTTCTAGAATGGTACAAGTGAACTTGGCGACACGTGGAGAAAAGGAAATTAGACGAAGGCCAGCTGGGCTCATGTATCAGAGGAAACCTGCTGATGCTGATGATCAATCATCATTACCTTCTCACTGGAGTCCCATGGCAGCTAACCAGACACACTTGCTGGTGACACTAGATGCAGACAGTAATGAGTACCAGGAAGTGGCAACTAGAATACGTCTCACACTCCCCACAGCCTTTATTGTCTCTGTAAAGAGACTTCAGAATCCGTACTTGTGGCGCTTGTTGCAATTCAAAAAGGAAGAACTTTCCAGGAG GTATGATGAGAATCAGCTTAATATGCAGAAACTTTTCCATGGTGTCAATCCAAGTGACACAGAAGTTATCTGTACGGAGAATTTCGACTGGCGTCGGAGTGATACCAGTAATCAAGAATTTGGCCAAGGCACTTATTTTTTCAATAG TGCTGCAGTTGGCCGTACACACTGCAAACCAGATGAATTTGGACGAATCCACATGTTTCTGGCTCAAGTTGTTATTGGGATGGTGACTGAAGGAGATCCATCCTATACTCGTCCACCACCTAATCCCAATACTGGTTTTCTTTATGACACTACAGTTGATAATATTATAGCACCTACAGTGTTTGTGAAATATGAGAAAGGAGAGTATTATCCAGAATATATAATTGAGTTCtactaa